TACTACAACGCTAACGTCATCATGATCACTATGTAAGACCCCTTGAAAATACTTTCTGATTtcccttcctcttcttcttcttatgggAAGGAGATGAGGGGAGTGTGTTTAGTATGGGCTATATTGGGGATTTAAAAGTGAGAAGGGGGAGTGCTTTAGTACAAAAAGGGAGGGGAATAAACAATTACCCACATTTTTAGCATAGATTTAAGGTAGAAGAACAAAGAAATTTAGGCCTTCTATGCCTTcccaagatgaaaaaaatagagaaatgtttttttttaagaaaatgaatatgATAAGTGTTGATGTAGCCTAGATGCATTCGACTATAAAAGTGTAATTTGTTTACCCTTAGCCTACAACTTGGGTTTTATGCCTATCTTTCCCTCCTCCACGTAACAATTATCTAGGCATTCATTTCTCTATCAAACACCATGATTGTTATCCTAAAATCTATGAGTGATTGTTACAACAAGTAAAATTACAGGTATTAGGGGAGAATCGATCGGTCAATCATCGATTGTCATGGGGACACTACAAAGTGCCGAGGGATTGGTCGACAGatgttagtcgtcatttacgactaacttttgtatagaaaagttttataaaatgtatatctttttcccaatttatggttctttttgtaggattataaatattttcttgtttaatttaatctttgcTCAGTAGATACTCTTCACatagaaattaatatattttcaacttcaatttcaggtaaaaggAGGTAAATTAGGAGGGTGTAgcagctggtgtctcgctaagtgaggccagtgcgcttagcgagtatcATTCGCTAAGTGAAGCATCAACTCGATTAGCGAGTCAAAGGAATCTTGAAGGGAATCTGCCACGCATGCACGTGCCTAATGCGCCATCAGCTCGCCCAACGAGTCGTTTGTCTCTTCTGGCGCTTAGCACGCCTGActtgctaagccaaaattcacttactcgcgcttagCATGAAAATGGCGCTAAGTGTGTCTTCGAGgtcagaaagccctttttaagaCTGGAGTTGGAAATAGAGAAGAGGAAGAGTGACAGAAACAGAAAGAGAAAGCACAAAACAGAGCAAGGAAGCAAAAAATCTCAGCTTTCAAGAGAATCTTATGCTTAGGAGTAATTTctaggtttctagaggtggaggaaaCATCCCCACCACTGTGTAATCTGCAATTTTCTCTCAAAACTCCCCTTTTTGTAGCTAAAAGGTGCTGCCTTGTGATGGAAGGCTAAACCCTCTGTTGGGGAATTCTACTGAATCTTGATGTAAATtcttaactatctatttaatgttgttttgttATGTTTACTGTTTCTATCTGCATTTAATTCttgcatgcttttggtctgatcacccatttgtgtgtaatgttaggatttttagcattgagAAATGTTTTGAATCCTTAGAATTGGATAGAGCAGGACTAGATAACTGTATTGTCTGGGCACGGAGTGCAGGGACTCtggtttttattatgttgtgacCTTAATGTTGTTCTGTTAGGCGGAGTTTGACGAGGGATCCGAGAATgaagtttaattaaaattagccCATGCATGAGAGACATCGATATTTGGGATAATTGtcctcaacatagaacacaggatcaacattagatagagaaaaacccttaattgcatcaagtaattcagtaggaggacccaacatttttaattatatgtttaacTCACGCATGCTCATACCTTTTGTAGTTAGAAATTAGAATAGAGAACAAAATAGcttttattcataattattgtttttacacAAATGTCTGCTCATTGAATGATAACTTCActaaatgaaacaagttccttGAGTTCAATATTCGGTTTACACTTGCCGAGCGTCGGTACGAACAACAGACAACTAATACAATACAATACATAGTCCCTCAGTTTCAAGTGCATAAGCACGAAAAGGCTTAAAGTTATAGGGTCGATCGAAAGAATTGGTCAGCACACGACCAAGATAATTGATAGGAAACACAAtccctttaaataaaataagtgagTCGATCGACACATGACTGACATGGTATAATAAgcaatatgataataaaaaaaaggaaaaatatacgTATATTATTACTTCCAATAAATACATATGGTCTCTACCCAATACAATATACATTCATCGTTACCAAATTTACCAACCATGTGTTTCTATGCACAATGCATTGAAATAAATCGAAAGAAGAAAAGGGCTATGAATTCATTTTTGAACACATTTCTTTAAACACACTTTCTATGTCTAGTTAAAATTTgtggaaaattataaaatcataaaatatgatccacaaaattttttcatttacaataaattttagttaataagtGAGAATGCATtcctataaaaaagaaagaaaaaaaaatgcattcaaAAGTGTGTGAGAGTGTATTGTtaacatttctcttaaaaaaaataaggaaattgaaataagatatatatatatatatatatatatatatatatatatatatatatatatatatatataattttatttatttgacaaaATATTAGAAGAGTGATTTTTAGACTCATTAGAAATACTTCTTCCAAATTGGTATAGAATGAGggaaatgatttatatttttctcaatttttttttatttttgaaaaataattttattttaagaaaaactaatttaGTACAAAatacatttgtaaaaaaattatatactttattcatttatttatttccattttatttttcactcctCTCCGAGTATGAAGAgaagtttttctattttttcctatttttatccatttaaatgatacatttttcactctttattttttatttttagattccctattattttcttatttctttcatGCTTATTTCACTCTGTATCCAAATAAAGCATAAAAGTGCATTCATGGTCCATGTTTCAATTGGTGTATGAAAGGCACCATCTTTATTGTTCAtggtagctgtcttggtaaTCCTCATGAGGGCCAATGGATCACATGTTTTTATGGTTACATTGGGGATAAAAGATATCTTGTATGCTGAACTTATTGCCATGTTGCAAGGCCTATCCACTGCTTGGAACATTAACTCGGCCAAGGTTGTTTGTTTTTCAGATTCTAAACATGCTGTTGACTTTGTCAACGATGCCAATTCAGTGTTTCATCATTATGCAGCTGTTATCAGTAACATCATGGACCTCCTTAATAGATTGTGGCAGGCTATAATCCATTCTCTGTGTGAAAGAAATCAAGTTGCAGATTTCTTGGCCAAGACGAGGGCTAAAGGGTGATGATCAGCTTCTATTTTGCAGCTTCTGTTAGCTGATAATCTTGGGGTGGTTTTCCCCCATGTATAGTTTCCTTTCTGTTTTCCCCTTTTCTTTGctgttaccacaaaaaaaaagtggtgTATGAAAGTTTGACATATTTATTTCTTTGTGATAATTTTATCACAGAAATTGTTGAACTAAGTTTAGCAATGACTATGGGTGAAGTCAGGATTTTGGTTTAAGGACGTCAAGAGCATGTGTTAATGTAAAGAatcttttatcatattataatgtatgtaataaatttatatataattatcatttttataataaaaaaaatattaatttcatctTAAAAGTGTGATGTGTTAAGTTGTTAATTTAATCTctccaaataataaaaattcaaaaagatcACTGATGAAGGGATGCtcataatttagttatttaaataactataaccataattaactttgtataattggttattatttttaaaaattagttatataacCATTTATAAATACAATTAGTTGTATAACAAGTTATATCAAAAACTGATTATggataaataaaactaacttatttaaaataattagttcgatcaaattatttatagttttataactacttttatataaatagttattattagttgtggttatgtttttaaaaaactagttTTTAACACCCCTACCTAAAAGTATAACCATCACTTATtttagttcaaaattcaaacagtCTTATAACTTAAGTGAcaatattaacatatttttaaaatctaaaatagcAATAAGTCAATAAGTAATTAAGTATAGGTATTAAAGTGGCAATATAGAGACTTTTAAAAAccttttttaaatcttattatTTTCAGGGACCTTTCGAAAATAAAATAGTTCATTTtgccattttaattaaatagaaaagtcaaccttttgaaaaatatcaaacaaaatatacaataataattgacctaatatatatatatatatggtctgtaaaaaaaaatcagcacctatgtgtattattttcttatttgactCAAACCTGATCATCAAGTACATATGAGAAATTTAAAGGGTGCATTCTTGGgttctaacaatttttttataacaattgttAATCttcaataattattaaatatatatcttttttaattttttaattaaatttatttaaatactcTCATTCCTTACTCTTCTCCTATTTTCTCATCTCACTATGGAACAAAGAGCAAAaataggttttaaaaaatgaaaatgaattacttatattttttttttcctgagatAAGGGGGCAAAACGCCCAAACAAAGAGACAATCGTAATGAAACATGGCACTGGTTAAAGAATCGGCTGTCAAGCTACTTGAAAAGAATATAATGCCTGAATCCATCGTTATCCCGTGTTTAGCAAAGGAATTAGCTGCCTAGTATGTCTctctaaattataattatgtgaGCAAGATCCACTTGCTTATCCACTAGCATGATGACTTAGACAACCATCCATTAGCAATTGAATGACAGTTTTGGAATCAGATTCAACTAGTAACCTTGAAAGATTTGGAAGTTCGCCTAATCCCCCTAAGATCCcaattagtaattaataattataatacaaCACTAAACAAACTTTTTTGGAGACAGATTTGAGAGAGGTCTGAGAGGAAAAGGAgaatatttaaacaaatttaataacaaaaaatagaaaagaaaaatatatttaataaatatggaAGACatgtttaacaattatttttatttatttatttggtaatGAAAGCTAGGGGTGTAAGTGGAGGCGGGTCAAACTTAAATTGATCCAAAACAACTCAAACAGATtggattgaatattttttatttttgggttaGAACTGAACCAATCAAACCCATTAAGTTTTGGGTTGGGTCACGACTTTTAATATCTGAACTCACTGACCC
The genomic region above belongs to Glycine max cultivar Williams 82 chromosome 14, Glycine_max_v4.0, whole genome shotgun sequence and contains:
- the LOC102666296 gene encoding uncharacterized protein encodes the protein MVAVLVILMRANGSHVFMVTLGIKDILYAELIAMLQGLSTAWNINSAKVVCFSDSKHAVDFVNDANSVFHHYAAVISNIMDLLNRLWQAIIHSLCERNQVADFLAKTRAKG